CGATCCGTGCCCCGAGCCGGACGTGCGTGCGGATCCACCCGTCGGTCGGCAGCCCGTCTTCCCGGATCCGGTTCACGTACTCGACCATCGGCATGCGTGGCTCGGCCGCCTTGGCCGCCGGCCGCACGGGGCCGAAGAGGTCGCGGATGCCGGTCGCAGCCACGCGGGCACACGCCGCCTGCAGCAGCGCCGCGCTCATGCCGGAGCCGAGATGACCCGGGACGATCCGGGCCTCCAGCAACGAGACTGCGTTCGGGCCACGCCCCGCCCGCTGGTCGGCAAAGCCCCGCACCTGCACTCCGTCCCACCCGCTGATCGGGAGGTCGTCATCGGTGCCGTCCCAGACGAACGGGATGCTGTTGACCTTCGCGATCACATCACCCTGATCGCCGAGCGCCACGAACTGGAACTCGGCGAAGACGTCCGGCAACCGGGAGAAGAGCTCGTCGCCTATCGGGTCCATCGTCATGAAGATGGGCCAGGGGCTGGGCATGCTCCACATCGGGCCGATCAGGTCCGGCCGCTCGGCCAATGACAGCAGTTCCACGGATGGACCCTATCGACCCTGCTCGAGGGTCGCCTATCGGATTCCGGTCCGACCACAACGGCCGCCGGCACTACGACGCCCGGTGCGCGGCCCCGACGTCCATGACCCAGGTGACGCCGAAGGTGTCGGTCAACATCCCGAAGCCCGGACTCCACGCCGACGCGGCGAGCGGCTCGACGATCGTCGCGCCGACGCCGAGCGAGTTCCAGTAGCCCTGCACCTCGTCCAGCGTCTCGCCGCGGACGGAGACGAAGAAGGGCTGGTCGGTGACGGTCATCCCGCCCTCGCGGCGCGTCGAACCCGGGACCGGCCCGGACCCGCCCGTCGTCACCGCGGTGTCGTAGGCCATCACGCGGAAGCCGGCCGGTGATTCCACCTGTCCGAACACGACGTGGTCGGCGCCCGGCTCATCCTTCGGTCGGCCGAAGTCGCCATAGGTGGCGATCACGAGCCGGCCGCCGAACACGGACTGGTAGACCTCCAGCGCCGCACGCGCGTCGCCGCGGAAGTTGAGGTGCGCCGTGGTGATGATGCCCATGTCTGCTCCTGTCTCGGTTGCTGCCGGGCTGTTCCCGACCAGGT
This window of the Nakamurella panacisegetis genome carries:
- a CDS encoding VOC family protein, which encodes MGIITTAHLNFRGDARAALEVYQSVFGGRLVIATYGDFGRPKDEPGADHVVFGQVESPAGFRVMAYDTAVTTGGSGPVPGSTRREGGMTVTDQPFFVSVRGETLDEVQGYWNSLGVGATIVEPLAASAWSPGFGMLTDTFGVTWVMDVGAAHRAS